From a region of the Pseudomonas fulva 12-X genome:
- a CDS encoding calcium:proton antiporter has product MLNAIKQEYWLLLAVLAALIALPMEHALLGHGQVIALAGAVALIAAIVCASLRVAHHAEQLAERVGDPYGTMILTLSAVLVEVVILAIMMSNQASPTLVRDTIYSAVMLDINGILGLAALMGGLKHGEQPYNDDSARSYSVMILTAMGISMVVPEFIPESDWKAYSMFTIGAMLVLYAVFLRMQVGPHSYFFSYSYPEKKHRGGDGHGHGEQGSEVNVAWSIGVLVFGVIVIGVLAEVMSLALDVGLEGTGAPPVLTAIVVAGISAAPEILTALRAALANRMQSVVNIALGASLSTVILTVPVMEAMALYSGQPFQMAMTPVQTVMVFITLIVCAINLNDGETNAIEGMTHFVLFATFIMLAMLGL; this is encoded by the coding sequence ATGCTCAATGCCATCAAGCAGGAATACTGGCTGCTGCTGGCCGTGCTCGCCGCCCTGATCGCCCTGCCGATGGAGCACGCGCTGCTCGGCCATGGCCAGGTCATCGCCCTGGCCGGCGCCGTGGCGCTGATCGCCGCCATCGTCTGCGCCTCGTTGCGCGTCGCCCATCATGCCGAGCAACTGGCCGAGCGGGTCGGCGACCCCTACGGCACCATGATCCTCACCCTGTCGGCGGTGCTGGTCGAAGTGGTGATCCTGGCGATCATGATGAGCAACCAGGCGTCGCCGACTCTGGTGCGCGACACCATCTACTCGGCGGTGATGCTCGACATCAACGGCATTCTCGGCCTGGCCGCGCTGATGGGCGGCCTCAAGCACGGCGAGCAGCCCTACAACGACGATTCGGCGCGCAGCTACAGCGTGATGATCCTCACTGCCATGGGCATTTCCATGGTGGTGCCCGAGTTCATTCCCGAGTCGGACTGGAAGGCGTATTCGATGTTCACCATCGGCGCCATGCTGGTGCTCTACGCAGTGTTCCTGCGTATGCAGGTCGGCCCGCACAGCTACTTCTTCAGTTACAGCTACCCGGAGAAGAAGCACCGCGGCGGCGACGGGCATGGCCACGGCGAGCAGGGCTCGGAGGTCAACGTGGCCTGGTCGATCGGCGTGCTGGTGTTCGGGGTGATCGTCATTGGCGTGCTCGCCGAGGTGATGTCCCTGGCGCTGGATGTCGGCCTTGAAGGTACCGGCGCGCCGCCCGTGCTGACTGCCATCGTGGTGGCTGGCATATCCGCCGCGCCGGAGATTCTCACCGCCCTGCGGGCGGCGCTGGCCAACCGCATGCAGTCGGTGGTCAACATTGCCCTGGGTGCGTCGCTGTCGACGGTGATTCTCACCGTGCCGGTGATGGAAGCCATGGCGCTGTACAGTGGGCAGCCGTTCCAGATGGCGATGACGCCGGTGCAGACGGTGATGGTGTTCATCACCCTGATCGTCTGCGCCATCAACCTCAACGACGGCGAGACCAATGCCATCGAGGGCATGACTCACTTCGTGCTGTTCGCCACCTTTATCATGTTGGCGATGCTGGGTTTGTAA
- a CDS encoding adenosine deaminase → MYDWLNALPKAELHLHLEGSLEPELLFALAERNRIALPWSDVEALRAAYAFNNLQEFLDLYYRGADVLRTEQDFYDLTWAYLLKCKAQNVVHVEPFFDPQTHTDRGIPFDVVMRGIKQALVDGEKQLGISHGLILAFLRHLPEEQAFQTLEQAMPFRDAFIGVGLDSSEKGFPPRLFERVFAKARSEGLHAVAHAGEEGPPEYIWEALDLLKIVRIDHGVRASEDERLMQRIIDEQIPLTVCPLSNTKLCVFEHMGQHNILDMLERGVKVTVNSDDPAYFGGYVTENFMALHEGLGMSEEQAKRLAQNSLDARLV, encoded by the coding sequence ATGTACGACTGGCTCAACGCCTTGCCCAAGGCCGAACTGCACCTGCACCTCGAAGGTTCGCTGGAGCCCGAGCTGCTGTTCGCCCTGGCCGAGCGCAACCGCATCGCCCTGCCCTGGAGCGATGTCGAGGCGCTGCGCGCGGCTTACGCCTTCAACAACCTGCAGGAATTTCTCGACCTGTATTACCGCGGCGCCGACGTGCTGCGCACCGAGCAGGACTTCTACGACCTGACCTGGGCCTACCTGCTCAAGTGCAAGGCGCAGAACGTGGTGCACGTCGAGCCGTTCTTCGATCCGCAGACCCACACCGACCGCGGCATTCCCTTCGACGTGGTGATGCGCGGTATCAAGCAGGCACTGGTCGATGGCGAAAAGCAGCTGGGCATCAGCCACGGCCTGATCCTCGCCTTCCTGCGTCACCTGCCCGAAGAGCAGGCCTTCCAGACCCTGGAGCAGGCCATGCCGTTTCGCGACGCCTTTATCGGCGTTGGCCTCGACAGTTCGGAGAAAGGCTTTCCGCCTCGCCTGTTCGAGCGCGTGTTCGCCAAGGCCCGCAGCGAAGGCCTGCACGCCGTGGCTCATGCCGGCGAGGAAGGCCCACCCGAGTACATCTGGGAGGCGCTGGACCTGCTGAAGATCGTGCGCATCGACCACGGCGTGCGCGCCAGCGAAGACGAGCGGCTGATGCAGCGCATCATCGACGAGCAGATTCCGCTGACCGTCTGCCCGCTATCCAACACCAAGCTCTGCGTGTTCGAACACATGGGCCAGCACAACATCCTCGACATGCTCGAGCGCGGCGTGAAGGTCACCGTCAACTCCGACGACCCGGCCTATTTCGGCGGCTACGTCACCGAGAACTTCATGGCCCTGCACGAAGGCCTCGGCATGAGCGAAGAACAGGCCAAGCGCCTGGCTCAGAACAGCCTGGATGCGCGCTTGGTGTGA
- a CDS encoding copper chaperone PCu(A)C gives MTLKKLALTAALLATSLLANAHEYDVGQLHIDHPWSREMPPVAPTAAAYFVVHNKGDADDRLLTVETPVAGKAEIHEHAHVNGMMKMQQVQNVVIPAGGEVKFAPMGYHVMLFNLKQQAQAGDRFPMTLTFEKAGPVTVEVAVQKDEPAAEGGHEHKGH, from the coding sequence ATGACCCTGAAGAAACTGGCTCTGACCGCTGCACTGCTCGCCACAAGTCTGCTGGCCAATGCTCACGAGTACGACGTGGGCCAACTGCATATCGATCACCCCTGGTCGCGTGAAATGCCGCCGGTGGCGCCGACCGCTGCTGCCTATTTCGTGGTGCACAACAAGGGCGATGCCGATGACCGTCTGCTCACCGTCGAAACGCCGGTTGCCGGCAAGGCGGAGATTCACGAGCACGCCCACGTGAACGGCATGATGAAAATGCAACAGGTGCAGAACGTGGTGATTCCGGCTGGCGGCGAAGTGAAGTTCGCGCCCATGGGCTATCACGTGATGCTGTTCAACCTGAAGCAGCAGGCCCAGGCCGGTGATCGCTTCCCGATGACCCTGACCTTCGAAAAGGCCGGGCCGGTGACGGTCGAAGTGGCGGTGCAGAAGGATGAGCCGGCGGCGGAAGGTGGGCACGAGCACAAGGGGCATTGA
- a CDS encoding PepSY-associated TM helix domain-containing protein produces the protein MKNATPSFYNLAWRWHFYAGLFVIPFMIMLSLTGIIYLFKPQLDQLMYADLLQVEPSGQQLTADEMLARVQAVYPQGSIGKYLPPVDADHSAQFVVKVGERTRNVFIDPYQGAILGTQDAQNNLQALARSVHADLLIGTPGDRLIELAAGWGVVLVVSGLYLWWPRGRGAGAGVLWPRLTARGRLFWRDLHAVTGFWGALLLLFMLLTGMTWTGFWGKQFAGAWNQFPAAMWDQVPTSDRQAGELNLSHKQTVPWALENTPLPESDPHAAHNGGATPASTANPTVGLQQVVDIASERGVHPGYSISFPTTPTGVYTISVFADDPRNDATLHVDQYSGAVLADVRWADYGLAARAVESGVMLHMGKLYGLPHQLFILFVCLMILLSSVSGLIMWWKRRPAGGLGVPPLRHDLPRWKVGVAIMIGLGALFPLVGASLLAIWALDFLLLSRLGARRLA, from the coding sequence ATGAAAAACGCGACACCGTCGTTCTATAACCTCGCCTGGCGCTGGCACTTCTATGCCGGGCTGTTCGTCATTCCATTCATGATCATGCTGTCGCTGACCGGCATCATTTATCTGTTCAAGCCGCAGCTCGACCAGTTGATGTACGCCGATCTGCTGCAGGTCGAACCTTCGGGGCAACAGCTGACCGCTGACGAGATGCTCGCCCGCGTGCAGGCCGTTTACCCTCAGGGCAGCATTGGCAAATACCTGCCTCCGGTGGACGCCGACCACAGCGCCCAGTTCGTGGTGAAGGTCGGCGAGCGCACCCGCAACGTGTTCATCGACCCTTATCAGGGCGCCATCCTCGGCACCCAGGATGCGCAGAACAACCTGCAGGCCCTGGCTCGTTCGGTACACGCAGATCTGCTGATCGGCACGCCAGGCGACCGGCTGATCGAGCTGGCCGCTGGCTGGGGCGTGGTGCTGGTGGTCTCCGGGCTGTACCTGTGGTGGCCGCGTGGGCGCGGCGCCGGCGCAGGGGTGCTGTGGCCGCGGCTGACGGCTCGTGGCCGCTTGTTCTGGCGTGATCTGCACGCGGTCACCGGCTTCTGGGGCGCCTTGTTGCTGCTGTTCATGCTGCTTACCGGCATGACCTGGACCGGCTTCTGGGGTAAGCAGTTCGCTGGCGCCTGGAACCAGTTTCCGGCCGCCATGTGGGATCAGGTGCCGACCTCGGATCGCCAGGCTGGCGAGCTCAACCTGAGCCACAAGCAGACCGTGCCCTGGGCGCTGGAAAACACCCCGCTGCCCGAGTCTGACCCCCATGCGGCGCACAACGGCGGCGCCACCCCGGCGTCCACCGCCAACCCGACCGTGGGCCTGCAGCAGGTGGTTGATATCGCCAGCGAGCGCGGCGTGCATCCGGGTTACAGCATCAGCTTCCCGACCACGCCGACCGGCGTCTATACCATCTCTGTGTTCGCCGATGACCCGCGCAACGACGCCACCCTGCATGTCGACCAGTACAGCGGCGCCGTGCTGGCGGACGTGCGCTGGGCAGATTACGGCCTGGCGGCCCGCGCGGTGGAAAGTGGCGTGATGCTGCACATGGGCAAGCTCTATGGCCTGCCGCATCAACTGTTCATTCTGTTCGTGTGTTTGATGATTCTGCTCAGCTCGGTCAGCGGCCTGATCATGTGGTGGAAACGCCGCCCCGCCGGCGGCCTGGGCGTGCCGCCGCTGCGCCATGATCTGCCGCGCTGGAAGGTCGGCGTGGCGATCATGATCGGCCTCGGTGCGCTGTTCCCGTTGGTCGGCGCCTCGCTGCTGGCGATCTGGGCGCTGGATTTTCTGCTGCTGTCACGCCTCGGCGCGCGGCGCCTGGCCTGA
- a CDS encoding DUF2946 domain-containing protein — protein sequence MNLSRSNRSLLAWVLYFSVLFSALACAVSHGQMTGLQLSGLDGGYCGLDAGAGHGAAMDTGVAGSSMPMPQMGSGCLLCSTFVALALAAFFGLLGLLPRQRPITPRPSADPGGAVRYLWPSANPRASPLIA from the coding sequence ATGAACCTGTCCCGCTCCAATCGCTCGTTGCTCGCCTGGGTGCTGTATTTCAGCGTCCTGTTCAGTGCGCTCGCCTGTGCGGTGAGCCACGGGCAGATGACCGGCCTGCAGCTCAGCGGCCTGGACGGCGGTTACTGCGGGTTGGATGCCGGCGCGGGCCACGGCGCCGCCATGGACACGGGCGTTGCCGGCTCTAGCATGCCGATGCCGCAGATGGGCAGCGGCTGTCTGCTGTGCTCCACCTTCGTGGCCCTGGCGCTGGCCGCCTTCTTCGGTTTGCTCGGCCTGCTGCCGCGGCAGCGCCCGATCACTCCGCGTCCCAGCGCCGACCCCGGCGGCGCTGTCCGTTATCTCTGGCCTTCGGCCAACCCTCGCGCTTCGCCCCTGATCGCCTGA
- a CDS encoding LysR family transcriptional regulator: MLRFDDLQLFVRIAGEGSLSAAARQLDISPAVASAGLKRLEQQLQARLFVRSTRSLRLTADGEAFLLHARQALQSLEAGRQQLAGSKSAISGPLQLAAPSDFGRNTLLPWLDTFMQTHPQVQLRLLLGDRVTDLFREPVDIALRYGEPEDSSLVALPVAAGNRRVLCAAPAYLQRHGEPRQIADLRQHNCLIYMLGGRAYERWRFHDGERAHSLQVAGDRLSDDADVVRRWAVAGAGVVYKSWLDVAGDVHTGRLKVLLPEMLGEPTPLNLICTHREQLSKPVHLLREFVQARCAELLAQAPWRR; this comes from the coding sequence ATGCTGCGTTTCGATGACCTGCAACTGTTCGTGCGCATTGCCGGGGAGGGCAGCCTGTCGGCGGCCGCGCGCCAGCTGGACATATCGCCGGCCGTGGCCAGCGCCGGCCTCAAGCGCCTGGAGCAGCAGTTGCAGGCGCGCCTGTTCGTGCGCTCGACCCGCAGCTTGCGACTGACCGCCGACGGCGAGGCCTTTCTGCTGCACGCTCGCCAGGCGCTGCAGAGCCTGGAAGCGGGGCGTCAGCAGCTGGCCGGCAGCAAGTCGGCGATCAGCGGGCCGCTGCAGCTCGCGGCGCCCTCGGACTTCGGCCGCAACACGCTGCTGCCCTGGCTCGATACCTTCATGCAGACCCATCCCCAGGTGCAATTGCGCCTGCTGCTTGGTGACCGGGTCACCGATCTGTTTCGCGAGCCCGTCGACATCGCCCTGCGCTACGGCGAGCCGGAGGACTCGAGCCTGGTGGCGCTGCCGGTGGCGGCGGGCAACCGCCGGGTGCTGTGCGCCGCACCGGCCTATCTGCAACGTCATGGCGAGCCGCGGCAGATCGCCGATCTGCGCCAGCACAACTGCCTGATTTACATGCTCGGCGGCCGCGCCTACGAGCGCTGGCGCTTTCACGACGGCGAGCGGGCGCACAGCCTGCAGGTGGCCGGAGACCGCCTCAGCGATGACGCCGACGTGGTACGGCGCTGGGCGGTGGCGGGCGCCGGCGTGGTCTACAAATCCTGGCTGGACGTGGCTGGCGACGTGCACACTGGGCGGCTGAAGGTACTGCTACCGGAGATGCTCGGCGAGCCGACGCCGCTCAACCTGATCTGCACCCACCGCGAGCAGTTGAGCAAACCGGTGCACCTGCTGCGCGAGTTCGTGCAGGCCCGTTGCGCCGAGTTGCTGGCACAGGCGCCATGGCGCCGCTAA
- a CDS encoding zinc-binding alcohol dehydrogenase family protein encodes MKAVAYHQSLPIDNPQALQDVQLDAPTPGPRDLLVEVKAISVNPVDTKIRRNVAPEAGQPKVLGWDATGVVKAVGSEVTLFKVGDEVAYAGAINRAGANSELHVVDERIVGRKPSSLPFAEAAALPLTAITAWELLFHRLQVAEGSADQGQSLLIIGAAGGVGSILVQLARQLTGLTVIGTASRPETQAWVRELGAHHVIDHSKPLNEELARIGIANVTHVASLTQTDQHYDAIVEALAPQGRLALIDDPLQPLDVMKLKRKSISLHWELMFTRSLFETADMIEQHRLLERVADLVDAGTLKTTLGEHFGTINAENLRRAHALLESGKAKGKIVLEGF; translated from the coding sequence ATGAAAGCCGTTGCCTACCACCAGTCGCTGCCCATCGATAATCCACAGGCCCTGCAGGACGTCCAGCTCGACGCGCCGACACCCGGCCCGCGCGACCTGCTCGTCGAGGTCAAAGCCATCTCCGTGAACCCGGTGGACACCAAGATCCGCCGTAACGTCGCCCCCGAGGCCGGCCAGCCCAAGGTGCTGGGCTGGGACGCGACCGGCGTGGTCAAGGCGGTCGGCAGCGAGGTGACGCTGTTCAAGGTCGGTGATGAAGTCGCCTACGCCGGCGCCATCAACCGTGCCGGGGCCAACAGCGAGCTGCACGTGGTTGACGAGCGCATCGTCGGCCGCAAGCCAAGCAGCCTGCCCTTCGCCGAAGCCGCTGCCCTGCCGCTGACCGCCATCACCGCCTGGGAGCTACTGTTCCACCGCCTGCAGGTCGCCGAAGGCAGCGCCGACCAGGGCCAGAGCCTGCTGATCATCGGCGCCGCCGGCGGCGTGGGTTCGATCCTCGTACAGCTGGCCCGCCAGCTCACCGGGCTGACCGTGATCGGCACCGCCTCGCGTCCGGAAACCCAGGCCTGGGTTCGCGAACTGGGCGCCCATCATGTGATCGACCACAGCAAGCCGCTGAACGAAGAACTGGCGCGCATCGGCATCGCCAACGTCACCCACGTCGCCAGCCTGACCCAGACCGACCAGCACTACGACGCCATCGTCGAAGCCCTGGCGCCGCAAGGCCGCCTGGCGCTGATCGACGACCCGCTGCAGCCGCTGGACGTGATGAAGCTCAAGCGCAAGAGCATCTCCCTGCACTGGGAACTGATGTTTACCCGCTCGCTGTTCGAGACCGCCGACATGATCGAGCAACACCGCCTGCTCGAACGCGTAGCCGACCTGGTGGATGCCGGCACCCTGAAAACCACTCTGGGCGAGCACTTCGGCACCATCAACGCCGAAAACCTGCGCCGCGCCCATGCCCTGCTGGAAAGCGGCAAGGCCAAGGGCAAGATCGTGCTGGAGGGGTTTTAA
- a CDS encoding Rieske (2Fe-2S) protein, which yields MIRLCAPDELPEAQSRGFCVEDLPLFAVRKGGEVFVYRNRCPHRGVPLAWEADQFLDPSASLIQCARHGALFLIESGECVAGPCEGEALRAIDCREDGEGIWVDL from the coding sequence ATGATCCGTCTATGCGCCCCCGATGAGCTGCCGGAAGCTCAGAGCCGGGGCTTCTGTGTTGAAGACCTGCCGCTGTTCGCCGTACGCAAGGGCGGTGAGGTGTTCGTGTACCGCAATCGTTGCCCGCACCGCGGCGTGCCGCTGGCATGGGAGGCTGACCAGTTTCTCGACCCCAGCGCCAGCCTGATCCAGTGCGCCCGGCATGGCGCGCTGTTTCTGATCGAGTCTGGCGAGTGCGTGGCCGGGCCTTGCGAGGGCGAAGCGCTGCGTGCAATCGATTGCCGAGAGGATGGCGAGGGAATCTGGGTCGACCTGTAA
- the sfsA gene encoding DNA/RNA nuclease SfsA encodes MQFDPPLEEARLLRRYKRFLADIETPSGELLTIHCPNTGSMLNCMSEGCRVWFSRSNDPKRKLPGTWEVGETPHGRLACINTARANALVEEALRAGRITELAGFSALRREVPYGVERSRVDFCLEYPSGVAFVEVKSVTLGFADSRVAAFPDARTERGAKHLRELAALARSGVRAVQLYCVNLSGIEAVRPAGEIDPAYAAALREAVQAGVEVLAYGVDISPLGIEVVKRLDVLLN; translated from the coding sequence ATGCAGTTTGATCCGCCTCTCGAAGAGGCTCGGCTGCTGCGCCGCTATAAGCGCTTTCTCGCCGATATCGAAACGCCGAGCGGCGAGCTCTTGACCATCCACTGCCCGAACACCGGCTCGATGCTCAACTGCATGAGCGAGGGCTGTCGGGTGTGGTTCAGCCGCTCCAACGACCCCAAGCGCAAGCTGCCTGGTACCTGGGAGGTGGGCGAGACGCCCCATGGACGGCTGGCCTGCATCAATACGGCGCGGGCCAACGCGCTGGTCGAAGAAGCGCTGCGCGCCGGGCGCATTACCGAGCTGGCGGGCTTCAGTGCCTTGCGCCGCGAAGTGCCCTACGGCGTGGAGCGCAGCCGGGTCGACTTCTGCCTCGAGTACCCGAGCGGCGTGGCCTTCGTTGAAGTGAAAAGCGTGACCCTGGGGTTTGCCGACAGCCGGGTCGCTGCTTTTCCGGATGCGCGCACCGAGCGCGGCGCCAAGCACCTGCGCGAGCTGGCCGCCCTGGCGCGCAGCGGCGTACGCGCCGTGCAGCTGTATTGCGTGAATCTGTCGGGCATCGAGGCGGTACGCCCTGCCGGGGAAATCGATCCGGCTTACGCTGCTGCGCTGCGCGAGGCGGTGCAGGCGGGCGTCGAGGTACTGGCCTATGGCGTGGATATATCGCCGCTAGGGATCGAGGTAGTAAAGCGTCTGGATGTGCTACTGAATTGA
- a CDS encoding pyridoxal phosphate-dependent aminotransferase has protein sequence MAQPYSARSRAIEPFHVMALLARANQLQADGHDVIHLEIGEPDFTTAAPIVAAGQAALAAGHTRYTAARGLPALREAIAGFYQQRYRLSIDPQRILITPGGSGALLLAASLLVDPGKHWLLADPGYPCNRHFLRLVEGAAQLVPVGPEQRYQLTPQTVAEYWNADSVGALLASPANPTGTLLSAAELAALSQALKARGGHMVVDEIYHGLTYGVDASSVLEVDNDAFVLNSFSKYFGMTGWRLGWLVAPEAAVADLEKLAQNLYISAPSMAQHAALACFEPESMAIFEERRAAFSERRDFLLPALRELGFGIAVEPEGAFYLYADVSAFGGDAYAFCQHFLETEHVAFTPGLDFGRYKASHHVRFAYTQSLPRLEEAVARIARGLKSWQPHAV, from the coding sequence ATGGCACAGCCTTACAGCGCCCGCAGCCGCGCGATCGAACCCTTTCACGTGATGGCCCTGCTGGCCCGCGCCAATCAGTTGCAGGCCGACGGCCATGACGTCATTCACCTGGAGATCGGCGAGCCGGACTTCACCACCGCCGCGCCCATCGTCGCCGCCGGCCAGGCCGCGTTGGCTGCCGGCCATACCCGCTATACCGCCGCGCGCGGTTTGCCGGCGCTGCGCGAGGCGATTGCCGGCTTCTACCAGCAGCGCTATCGGCTGAGCATAGACCCACAGCGCATTCTCATCACCCCGGGCGGCTCCGGCGCGCTGCTGCTGGCGGCGAGCCTGTTGGTCGACCCGGGCAAGCACTGGCTGCTTGCTGACCCGGGCTACCCCTGCAACCGGCATTTTCTGCGCCTGGTCGAGGGCGCGGCGCAGCTGGTGCCGGTCGGCCCCGAACAGCGTTATCAACTGACGCCGCAAACGGTCGCCGAATACTGGAATGCCGACAGCGTCGGCGCCTTGCTCGCCTCGCCGGCCAACCCGACCGGCACGCTGCTGAGCGCCGCCGAGCTGGCTGCGCTGTCCCAGGCGCTGAAAGCCCGCGGCGGGCATATGGTGGTCGACGAGATCTACCACGGCCTGACCTACGGCGTCGACGCCAGCAGCGTGCTAGAAGTGGATAACGACGCCTTCGTACTCAACAGCTTCTCCAAATACTTCGGCATGACCGGCTGGCGTCTGGGCTGGCTGGTGGCGCCCGAGGCTGCGGTGGCGGATCTGGAGAAGCTGGCGCAGAACCTCTACATCAGCGCCCCGAGCATGGCTCAGCACGCCGCGCTGGCCTGCTTCGAACCGGAGTCGATGGCCATCTTCGAGGAGCGCCGCGCCGCCTTTTCCGAGCGCCGCGACTTTCTGCTGCCAGCATTGCGCGAGCTCGGCTTCGGCATTGCCGTCGAGCCCGAGGGTGCCTTTTATCTGTATGCCGACGTGAGCGCCTTTGGTGGCGATGCCTATGCCTTCTGCCAGCACTTTCTGGAAACCGAACACGTGGCCTTCACGCCGGGGCTGGATTTCGGGCGTTACAAGGCCAGCCATCACGTGCGCTTCGCCTACACCCAGAGCCTGCCGCGCCTGGAGGAGGCGGTCGCCCGTATCGCCCGTGGCCTGAAGAGCTGGCAGCCCCATGCAGTTTGA
- the dksA gene encoding RNA polymerase-binding protein DksA, with protein sequence MPTKAKATNGQLIRGFEPYKETKGEEYMSEAMRAHFTSILNKWKLELMQEVDRTVHHMQDEAANFPDPADRASQEEEFSLELRARDRERKLIKKIDETLQLIEDEDYGWCDSCGVEIGIRRLEARPTATLCIDCKTLAEIKEKQVGS encoded by the coding sequence ATGCCCACCAAAGCAAAAGCAACAAACGGCCAATTGATTCGTGGCTTCGAACCCTACAAGGAAACCAAGGGCGAGGAGTACATGAGCGAGGCGATGCGCGCCCACTTCACCAGTATCCTGAACAAATGGAAGCTGGAGCTGATGCAGGAAGTCGACCGTACCGTGCACCACATGCAGGACGAAGCGGCCAACTTCCCGGATCCCGCCGACCGCGCCAGCCAGGAAGAAGAATTCAGCCTGGAACTGCGTGCCCGTGATCGCGAGCGCAAGCTGATCAAGAAGATCGACGAGACGCTGCAGCTGATCGAAGACGAAGACTACGGCTGGTGCGACTCCTGCGGTGTCGAGATCGGCATTCGTCGTCTGGAGGCGCGCCCTACCGCCACCCTGTGCATCGATTGCAAGACCCTGGCGGAAATCAAGGAAAAACAGGTCGGCTCCTGA
- the gluQRS gene encoding tRNA glutamyl-Q(34) synthetase GluQRS: protein MQNSAYIGRFAPTPSGYLHFGSLVAALASYLDARSVGGRWLLRMEDLDPPREVPGAQAAILQTLERYGLHWDGELVRQSDRHGEYEALVQRLFDQGLAYACTCSRKQLEGSGGIYPGSCRNAGHAGHDAAIRLRVPELLYRFTDRVQGEYSQHLGREVGDFVIRRRDGLYAYQLAVVLDDAWQGINNVVRGADLLDSTPRQLYLQELLGFSQPRYLHVPLIIQPDGHKLGKSYRSPPLPGDQATPLLIRALRALGQPTPIELADASAEELLQWSSRHWDAGLIPRTRNLAESQLR from the coding sequence ATGCAAAACTCCGCCTATATCGGTCGCTTCGCCCCTACGCCCAGTGGCTATCTGCACTTCGGCTCGCTGGTCGCTGCCCTTGCCTCCTATCTCGATGCCCGCTCCGTCGGCGGCCGCTGGCTGCTGCGCATGGAAGACCTCGACCCGCCCCGGGAAGTGCCTGGAGCCCAGGCCGCCATCCTGCAGACCCTGGAGCGCTATGGCCTGCACTGGGACGGCGAGCTGGTGCGCCAGAGCGATCGCCATGGCGAGTACGAAGCGCTGGTGCAGCGCCTGTTCGACCAGGGCCTGGCGTACGCCTGCACCTGTTCGCGCAAGCAGCTCGAAGGCAGCGGCGGCATCTATCCCGGCAGTTGCCGTAACGCCGGGCATGCTGGCCACGACGCCGCCATCCGCCTGCGCGTGCCCGAGCTGCTCTACCGCTTCACCGACCGCGTGCAGGGCGAATACAGCCAGCACCTTGGGCGCGAGGTCGGCGACTTCGTGATCCGCCGCCGCGATGGCCTGTACGCCTACCAGCTCGCCGTGGTGCTGGACGACGCCTGGCAAGGCATCAACAACGTGGTGCGCGGTGCCGACCTACTCGACTCCACCCCGCGCCAGCTCTACCTGCAGGAACTGCTCGGCTTCTCCCAGCCGCGTTACCTGCACGTGCCGCTGATCATCCAGCCCGACGGCCACAAACTGGGCAAATCCTATCGTTCCCCGCCGCTGCCCGGTGACCAGGCCACGCCACTGCTGATCCGTGCCCTGCGCGCCCTGGGTCAGCCCACGCCCATCGAGCTGGCCGACGCCAGCGCCGAAGAGCTGCTGCAGTGGAGTTCCAGGCACTGGGACGCGGGTCTGATCCCGCGCACCCGCAACCTGGCCGAAAGCCAGTTGCGCTGA